The Mycobacterium seoulense genome has a window encoding:
- a CDS encoding potassium channel family protein produces MRVVVMGCGRVGSSVADGLSRIGHDVAVIDRDSTAFNRLSPEYAGERVLGQGFDRDVLLRAGIEEADAFAAVSSGDNSNIISARLARETFGVKRVVARIYDAKRAEVYERLGIPTIATVPWTTDRLLNALLRDTETAKWRDPTGTVAVAEVVLHEEWIGHRVTDLEQATGARVAFLIRFGAGVLPEPKTVIQAGDQVYVAAISGRAAEAVAIAAMPPSEDS; encoded by the coding sequence GTGCGAGTAGTGGTGATGGGCTGCGGCCGCGTCGGTTCCTCGGTGGCCGACGGGCTGTCGCGGATCGGCCACGACGTCGCCGTCATCGACCGCGACAGCACCGCCTTCAACCGGCTCAGCCCCGAGTACGCCGGCGAGCGGGTGCTGGGCCAGGGGTTCGACCGCGACGTATTGCTACGGGCCGGCATCGAGGAGGCGGACGCGTTTGCCGCCGTGTCATCCGGGGATAACTCGAACATCATCTCGGCGCGGCTGGCGCGGGAGACGTTCGGCGTCAAGCGCGTCGTCGCCCGGATTTACGACGCCAAGCGCGCGGAGGTCTACGAACGCCTCGGCATCCCCACGATCGCCACCGTGCCCTGGACCACCGACCGCCTGCTCAACGCCCTGCTGCGGGACACCGAGACCGCCAAATGGCGGGACCCGACCGGCACGGTGGCCGTCGCCGAGGTCGTCCTGCACGAGGAGTGGATCGGGCACCGGGTCACCGATCTCGAGCAGGCCACCGGCGCGCGCGTCGCGTTCCTGATCCGGTTCGGCGCCGGCGTCCTGCCGGAACCGAAAACGGTCATCCAGGCCGGCGATCAGGTCTACGTCGCCGCGATCTCCGGCCGCGCCGCCGAAGCCGTGGCCATCGCGGCGATGCCACCCAGCGAAGACTCTTAA
- a CDS encoding APC family permease: protein MSKLSTATRRLLIGRPFRSDRLSHTLLPKRIALPVFASDALSSVAYAPEEVFLMLSVAGVTAYALTPWIGLAVAAVMLVVVASYRQNVHAYPSGGGDYEVVTTNLGDTAGLVVASALMVDYVLTVAVSTASAMANIGSAIPLVAEHKVWFCVASILLVMALNLRGIRESGVAFAIPTYAFIVGVFVMIGWGLFRIFVLGNPLRAESAGFQMHAEHGQVVGFALAFLVARSFSSGCAALTGVEAISNGVPAFEKPKSRNAATTLLMLGGIAVTLLMGIIVLAQQIRVQLVEDPARQLTGAPPGYYQKTLVTQLAQTVFGSFHVGFLLIATVTALILVLAANTAFNGFPVLGSVLAQHSYLPRQLHTRGDRLAFSNGILFLSGAALLAIIAFRAEVTALIQLYIVGVFISFTLSQIGMVRHWTRLLRTETDPRARRKMMRSRVVNTVGLLSTGAVLLVVLVTKFAAGAWIALFAMGLLFGIMKMIHRHYGTVSRELEQQAAAQHDVVLPSRNHALVLVSKLHLPTLRALAYARATRPDVLEALTVSVDDGETRELVHQWEESDISVPLKVIASPYREITRPILEYVKRVSKESPRTVVTVFIPEYVVGHWWEQALHNQSALRLKGRLLFMPNVMVTSVPWQLNSSERLQALQPHAAPGDARRGIFD, encoded by the coding sequence GTGTCCAAACTTTCAACCGCAACGCGTCGGTTGCTAATTGGCCGGCCGTTTCGCAGCGACCGGCTCAGTCACACCCTGCTGCCCAAGCGGATCGCCTTGCCGGTGTTCGCCTCCGACGCGTTGTCCTCGGTGGCGTACGCACCCGAGGAAGTCTTCTTGATGCTCTCGGTGGCCGGCGTGACCGCGTACGCGTTGACGCCCTGGATCGGCCTGGCGGTGGCCGCGGTGATGCTGGTCGTGGTGGCCAGCTACCGGCAGAACGTGCACGCCTACCCCTCGGGCGGGGGCGACTACGAGGTGGTCACCACCAACCTGGGCGATACCGCCGGCCTGGTGGTCGCCAGCGCGCTGATGGTCGATTACGTTCTCACCGTGGCCGTTTCGACGGCGTCGGCGATGGCGAACATCGGCTCGGCGATTCCGCTCGTGGCCGAGCACAAGGTGTGGTTCTGCGTGGCCTCGATCCTGCTGGTGATGGCGTTGAACCTGCGCGGTATCCGCGAGTCGGGTGTGGCCTTCGCCATTCCGACCTACGCGTTCATCGTCGGCGTCTTCGTCATGATCGGCTGGGGCCTGTTCCGGATCTTCGTGCTGGGCAATCCGCTGCGGGCGGAGTCCGCAGGCTTCCAGATGCACGCCGAGCACGGTCAGGTCGTCGGCTTCGCGCTGGCGTTCCTGGTGGCGCGATCGTTCTCCTCGGGTTGCGCGGCCCTGACCGGTGTCGAGGCGATCAGCAACGGGGTCCCGGCGTTCGAGAAGCCCAAGTCGCGCAACGCCGCGACGACGCTGCTGATGCTGGGCGGGATCGCGGTCACGCTGCTGATGGGCATCATCGTGTTGGCCCAGCAGATCCGGGTTCAGCTGGTCGAGGACCCGGCCAGGCAGCTGACCGGCGCCCCGCCGGGCTACTACCAGAAGACCTTGGTCACCCAACTGGCGCAGACGGTCTTCGGCAGCTTTCACGTCGGCTTCCTGCTCATCGCCACGGTGACCGCGCTCATCCTGGTGCTGGCGGCCAACACCGCGTTCAACGGTTTCCCGGTGCTCGGCTCGGTGCTGGCCCAGCACAGCTACCTGCCGCGCCAGCTGCACACCCGCGGGGACCGGTTGGCGTTCTCCAACGGAATCCTGTTCCTGTCGGGAGCGGCGCTGTTGGCCATCATCGCGTTCCGCGCCGAGGTCACCGCGCTGATCCAGCTGTACATCGTCGGCGTGTTCATCTCGTTCACGCTGAGCCAGATCGGCATGGTGCGGCACTGGACGCGGTTGCTGCGCACCGAGACCGATCCGCGGGCGCGGCGCAAGATGATGCGTTCGCGGGTCGTCAACACGGTCGGATTGCTTTCCACCGGTGCGGTTTTGTTGGTCGTCCTGGTGACCAAGTTCGCTGCCGGCGCGTGGATCGCGCTTTTCGCCATGGGTTTGCTGTTCGGCATCATGAAGATGATTCACCGGCATTACGGCACCGTGAGCCGGGAGCTCGAGCAGCAGGCCGCCGCCCAGCACGACGTGGTGTTGCCCAGCCGCAATCACGCGCTGGTGTTGGTGTCCAAGCTGCATCTGCCGACGCTGCGCGCGCTGGCGTACGCGCGCGCGACCCGTCCGGATGTGCTCGAGGCGCTCACCGTCAGCGTCGACGACGGGGAGACCCGCGAGCTGGTGCACCAATGGGAAGAGAGCGACATCAGTGTGCCGCTCAAGGTCATCGCCTCGCCCTACCGCGAAATCACCCGGCCCATACTCGAGTACGTCAAGCGGGTCAGCAAAGAGTCGCCGCGCACCGTGGTCACCGTGTTCATTCCCGAGTACGTGGTGGGCCATTGGTGGGAGCAGGCGCTGCACAACCAGAGCGCGCTGCGGCTCAAGGGCCGGCTGTTGTTCATGCCCAACGTGATGGTGACGTCTGTTCCGTGGCAACTGAATTCGTCGGAACGGCTCCAGGCGCTACAGCCGCACGCCGCCCCGGGCGACGCTCGTCGGGGAATCTTCGATTGA
- a CDS encoding DUF3093 domain-containing protein yields MSGTRVAPHSVRYRERLWVPWWWWPLGFGLAGLIAFEVNMGVAPGPSWLPYATLFAVAAGALLWLGRVEIRVIADPNVPGGVELWAGEAHLPVTVVARSAEVARSAKSAALGRQLDPAAFVLHRAWVGPMILVVLDDPDDPTPYWLVSCRHPERVLSALRS; encoded by the coding sequence GTGTCCGGTACGCGCGTCGCGCCGCACAGTGTGCGATATCGCGAACGACTGTGGGTGCCATGGTGGTGGTGGCCGCTGGGCTTCGGCCTGGCGGGGCTCATCGCGTTCGAAGTCAACATGGGTGTCGCCCCCGGGCCTTCCTGGCTGCCATACGCGACGCTGTTCGCGGTGGCGGCCGGCGCGCTGTTGTGGCTCGGCCGCGTCGAGATCCGCGTGATCGCCGATCCGAACGTCCCCGGCGGGGTGGAGCTGTGGGCCGGCGAGGCCCACCTGCCGGTCACCGTCGTCGCCCGGTCCGCCGAGGTGGCCCGGTCGGCGAAGTCCGCGGCCCTGGGCCGCCAGCTCGACCCGGCGGCATTCGTGCTGCATCGGGCATGGGTGGGGCCGATGATCCTGGTCGTGCTCGACGACCCGGACGATCCGACGCCGTACTGGCTGGTGAGTTGCCGCCATCCGGAGCGGGTGCTGTCGGCCCTGCGGAGCTGA
- a CDS encoding OB-fold nucleic acid binding domain-containing protein, producing MGAQGYLRRLSRRLTEAPEQRDSEELSDEVALTGAQRAIDCERGQEVTMVGTLRSVECNGKACAGGVRAELFDGSDTVTLVWLGQRRIPGIDSGRKLRVRGRLGTLENGSKAIYNPHYEIQR from the coding sequence ATGGGGGCCCAAGGATATCTGCGCCGGCTCAGCCGCCGTTTGACGGAGGCGCCGGAGCAACGCGACTCCGAAGAGTTGTCCGACGAGGTAGCGCTCACCGGCGCGCAACGGGCAATCGATTGCGAGCGTGGCCAAGAGGTCACGATGGTCGGCACGCTGCGCAGCGTGGAATGTAACGGCAAGGCCTGTGCGGGCGGTGTCCGCGCCGAGCTGTTCGACGGCAGCGACACCGTCACCCTGGTCTGGCTGGGCCAGCGCCGGATACCCGGCATCGACTCGGGCCGCAAACTGAGGGTGCGGGGCCGGCTGGGCACGCTGGAGAACGGCAGCAAGGCCATCTACAACCCGCACTACGAAATTCAGCGGTGA
- the cei gene encoding envelope integrity protein Cei gives MVAQITEGTAFDKHGRPFRRRNPKPAIVVVIFLIVATAVVWTIALTRPAKVHEVAVCNPPPQAAGSAPAQLGEQVSRSAMIDVTPAKLADTKVRVLNASGRGGQAGDVAGAMKDLGFAQPTAANDPLYAGARLTCQGQIRFGTAGQATAAAVWLVAPCMELFNDNRADASVDLALGTDFTALAHNDDIDAVLATLRPGATEPADPALLTKIHAASC, from the coding sequence GTGGTCGCGCAAATCACCGAGGGTACCGCGTTCGACAAGCACGGTCGGCCCTTCCGGCGCCGCAATCCCAAGCCCGCCATCGTCGTGGTGATTTTCCTCATCGTGGCGACCGCGGTGGTGTGGACCATCGCGTTGACCCGGCCGGCGAAGGTGCACGAGGTCGCGGTCTGCAACCCGCCGCCGCAAGCGGCCGGATCGGCACCGGCTCAGCTCGGCGAACAGGTGTCGCGAAGCGCGATGATCGACGTCACGCCCGCCAAGCTCGCCGACACCAAGGTTCGCGTGCTCAACGCCAGCGGTCGCGGCGGACAAGCCGGCGACGTCGCCGGCGCGATGAAAGACCTCGGGTTCGCCCAGCCGACCGCCGCCAACGACCCCCTGTATGCCGGCGCTCGGCTCACCTGTCAGGGGCAGATCCGTTTCGGCACGGCCGGCCAGGCCACCGCGGCCGCGGTGTGGCTGGTGGCGCCGTGCATGGAGCTGTTCAACGACAACCGCGCCGACGCCTCCGTCGACCTCGCGCTGGGCACCGACTTCACGGCCCTGGCCCACAACGACGACATCGATGCGGTGCTGGCCACGCTGCGCCCGGGCGCCACCGAGCCGGCGGACCCCGCCCTGCTGACGAAGATCCACGCGGCCAGCTGCTGA
- a CDS encoding potassium channel family protein, with protein MKVAVAGAGAVGRSVSRELVGNGHDVTLIERNPDHVDVDAIPAAHWRLGDACELSLLESVHLHEFDVVVAATGDDKANVVLSLLAKTEFAVPRVVARVNDPRNEWLFTDAWGVDVAVSTPRMLASLIEEAVAVGDLVRLMEFRRGQANLVEITLPDDTPWGGKPVRRLQLPRDAALVTILRGPRVIVPEADEPLEGGDELLFVAVAEAEEDLGKLLLPDGPVLDN; from the coding sequence ATGAAGGTAGCTGTCGCCGGGGCCGGCGCGGTCGGCCGCTCCGTCAGTCGCGAACTCGTCGGCAACGGCCACGACGTCACGCTCATCGAGCGCAACCCCGACCACGTCGACGTCGACGCCATCCCCGCCGCCCATTGGCGGCTCGGTGATGCCTGCGAGCTGAGCCTGCTGGAATCGGTGCACCTGCACGAGTTCGACGTGGTGGTGGCCGCAACCGGCGACGACAAGGCCAACGTCGTGCTCAGCCTGCTGGCCAAGACCGAATTCGCGGTGCCCCGGGTGGTGGCCCGGGTGAACGACCCCCGCAACGAATGGCTGTTCACCGACGCCTGGGGCGTGGACGTGGCGGTGTCCACGCCGCGCATGCTGGCCTCGCTCATCGAGGAGGCCGTCGCAGTCGGTGATCTGGTGCGGCTCATGGAGTTCCGCCGGGGGCAGGCCAACCTCGTCGAGATCACCCTGCCCGACGACACCCCATGGGGCGGCAAGCCGGTGCGCCGACTGCAACTGCCCCGCGACGCCGCGCTGGTCACCATCCTGCGCGGCCCCCGGGTGATCGTGCCCGAGGCGGACGAGCCGCTGGAAGGCGGCGACGAGCTGCTCTTCGTCGCGGTCGCCGAGGCGGAAGAGGACCTGGGCAAGCTCCTGCTGCCGGACGGCCCGGTGCTGGACAACTAG
- a CDS encoding inositol monophosphatase family protein translates to MTRADDEPARLRAVAETLATEAAAFVRRRRVEVFGEAAAGDGNGAVRSKTTPTDPVTVVDTETERLLRDRLAQLRPGDPILGEEGGGPADPAGTPAGAVTWVLDPIDGTVNFVYGIPAYAVSVGAQVDGVSVAGAVADVVGDRVYSAATGMGAHVIDGDGVRPLRCATVDDLSMALLGTGFGYSRQRRATQAALLARLLPVVRDVRRIGSAALDLCMVAAGRLDAYYEHGLQPWDCAAGALIAAEAGARVSLPPFDIDGAGLVLAAAPGIADELLAALDEIDGLDPILD, encoded by the coding sequence GTGACCCGAGCAGATGACGAGCCCGCCCGGCTGCGCGCGGTGGCCGAGACGCTGGCCACGGAAGCCGCCGCCTTCGTGCGGCGTCGCCGGGTGGAGGTGTTCGGCGAAGCCGCGGCGGGTGACGGCAACGGCGCGGTGCGGTCCAAGACCACCCCCACCGATCCGGTGACCGTCGTCGACACGGAGACGGAACGCCTGCTGCGGGACCGGCTGGCCCAATTACGGCCCGGGGACCCGATTCTCGGCGAGGAGGGCGGCGGGCCGGCCGATCCGGCGGGCACGCCGGCGGGCGCCGTCACCTGGGTGCTCGATCCCATCGACGGCACGGTGAACTTCGTCTACGGCATTCCGGCCTACGCGGTCTCGGTCGGTGCGCAAGTGGACGGCGTATCGGTGGCCGGCGCGGTCGCCGACGTCGTGGGTGACCGGGTGTACTCGGCGGCGACCGGCATGGGCGCGCACGTCATCGACGGGGACGGGGTAAGACCGTTGCGGTGCGCCACCGTGGACGACCTGTCGATGGCGTTGCTGGGCACCGGCTTCGGTTACTCACGGCAGCGCCGGGCGACGCAGGCGGCGTTGTTGGCGCGGCTGCTGCCCGTGGTCCGCGACGTTCGTCGTATCGGTTCGGCTGCGCTGGATTTGTGCATGGTCGCGGCGGGCCGGCTCGACGCGTATTACGAGCACGGCCTGCAGCCGTGGGATTGCGCCGCCGGTGCGCTGATCGCGGCCGAGGCGGGGGCGCGGGTGTCCTTGCCGCCGTTCGACATCGACGGCGCCGGGCTGGTGCTGGCCGCCGCGCCGGGAATTGCCGACGAGTTGCTGGCCGCCCTCGACGAGATCGACGGCCTGGACCCGATTCTCGATTGA
- a CDS encoding alpha/beta fold hydrolase produces the protein MTVDLRGVTTVLLPGTGSDDDYVRRAFSSPLREVGAVLVAPPPRPDKLIDGYVSALDAAARTGPIAVGGVSIGAAVAVAWALAHADKAVAVLAALPAWAGAPEAAPAALAARHTAAQLRADGLAATTSQMRASSPPWLADELARSWRAQWPQLPDAMDEAAAYVAPNHAELARLSAPLGVAAAVDDPVHPVQVAVEWVDAAPRAALRTVTLDQIGSDPAALGAACLAALAEV, from the coding sequence GTGACTGTCGATCTGCGGGGTGTCACCACCGTCTTGTTGCCCGGGACCGGGTCCGACGACGACTACGTCCGCCGGGCGTTTTCGAGTCCGTTGCGCGAGGTCGGCGCCGTGCTGGTGGCACCGCCGCCCCGCCCGGACAAGTTGATCGACGGGTACGTGTCCGCGCTGGATGCCGCCGCGCGCACGGGCCCGATCGCCGTCGGCGGCGTGTCGATCGGGGCGGCGGTGGCGGTCGCCTGGGCGCTGGCCCACGCGGACAAGGCGGTCGCCGTACTGGCCGCGCTGCCGGCGTGGGCCGGGGCGCCGGAAGCGGCGCCCGCCGCCCTCGCCGCGCGGCATACGGCGGCACAGCTGCGTGCTGACGGGCTGGCGGCGACGACAAGCCAGATGCGGGCGTCCAGCCCGCCCTGGCTGGCCGACGAGCTGGCCCGGTCGTGGCGCGCCCAGTGGCCACAATTGCCCGACGCCATGGACGAGGCCGCCGCCTACGTGGCGCCGAACCACGCGGAGCTGGCCCGGCTGTCCGCCCCGCTGGGCGTGGCGGCGGCCGTCGACGACCCCGTCCATCCCGTGCAGGTCGCCGTCGAATGGGTCGACGCCGCGCCGCGAGCGGCGCTGCGGACGGTGACGCTCGACCAGATCGGCTCGGACCCCGCCGCGCTGGGCGCGGCGTGCCTGGCCGCGCTCGCCGAGGTGTAG
- the ppgK gene encoding polyphosphate--glucose phosphotransferase gives MTSTDSTTDTPGTGAAVGTPQRRGFGIDVGGSGIKGGIVDMDTGQLIGERVKLLTPQPATPAAVAKTIAEVVNAFGWTGPLGVTYPGVVTHGVVQTAANVDKSWIGTNARDIISAELGGQDVTVLNDADAAGLAEEHYGAGKNQSGLVVLLTFGTGIGSAVIHNGTLIPNTEFGHLEVGGKEAEQRAASSVKEKNNWSYEKWATQVTRVLVAIENAVWPDLFIAGGGISRKADKWLPLLENRTPVVAAALLNTAGIVGAAMASTSDVTH, from the coding sequence ATGACCAGCACCGACTCGACCACGGATACGCCCGGCACCGGCGCCGCCGTCGGCACACCACAGCGTCGGGGATTCGGCATCGACGTCGGCGGCAGCGGCATCAAGGGCGGCATCGTCGACATGGACACCGGGCAGTTGATCGGTGAGCGGGTCAAGCTGCTGACCCCGCAGCCGGCGACGCCGGCGGCCGTGGCCAAGACCATCGCCGAGGTGGTCAACGCGTTCGGCTGGACCGGTCCGCTCGGGGTGACCTACCCCGGTGTCGTCACGCACGGCGTCGTGCAGACGGCGGCCAACGTCGACAAGTCGTGGATCGGCACCAACGCGCGGGACATCATCAGCGCCGAGCTGGGCGGGCAGGACGTCACGGTGCTCAACGACGCCGACGCCGCCGGGCTGGCCGAGGAGCACTACGGGGCGGGCAAAAACCAGTCCGGCCTGGTCGTGTTGCTGACGTTCGGCACCGGAATCGGCTCGGCGGTCATTCACAACGGCACGCTGATACCCAACACCGAGTTCGGCCATCTCGAGGTCGGCGGCAAGGAAGCCGAACAGCGGGCGGCGTCGTCGGTCAAAGAGAAGAACAACTGGAGCTACGAGAAGTGGGCCACGCAGGTCACCCGGGTGCTGGTGGCCATCGAGAACGCGGTGTGGCCGGACCTGTTCATCGCCGGGGGCGGCATCAGCCGCAAGGCCGACAAGTGGCTGCCGCTGCTCGAGAACCGCACCCCCGTGGTGGCTGCGGCCCTGCTCAACACCGCCGGAATAGTCGGCGCGGCGATGGCCTCGACCTCCGACGTGACGCACTGA
- a CDS encoding DUF3710 domain-containing protein translates to MAIGRRKGDSEQAADDVVAGPPGDEALDEIDELEGPFDIDDFDDPSVAELARLDLGSVLIPMPEAGQLQVELTETGVPSAVWVVTPNGRFTIAAYAAPKTGGLWREVAGELADSLRKDSAKVSIKDGPWGREVVGSASGAVRFIGVDGYRWMIRCVINGPHETMEALEQEARAALADTVVRRGDTPLPVRTPLTVQLPEPMAQQLREAAAAQQAQQAEAPQGPGEPAARRSVEGSAMQQLRTTTGG, encoded by the coding sequence ATGGCTATTGGCAGACGTAAAGGTGACAGCGAACAGGCCGCGGACGACGTCGTCGCGGGCCCGCCCGGTGACGAGGCGCTCGATGAGATCGACGAGCTCGAGGGGCCGTTCGACATCGACGATTTCGACGACCCGTCGGTCGCGGAGCTGGCCCGCCTGGACCTGGGCTCGGTGCTCATTCCCATGCCGGAGGCGGGGCAATTGCAGGTCGAGCTGACCGAGACGGGGGTTCCGAGCGCCGTGTGGGTGGTCACCCCCAACGGCCGGTTCACCATCGCCGCCTACGCGGCGCCGAAGACGGGCGGCCTGTGGCGTGAAGTCGCCGGCGAGCTCGCCGACTCGCTGCGCAAGGACTCGGCCAAGGTCAGCATCAAGGACGGCCCGTGGGGCCGTGAAGTGGTCGGCTCGGCCTCCGGTGCGGTGCGCTTCATCGGGGTCGACGGGTACCGCTGGATGATTCGCTGCGTCATCAACGGCCCCCACGAGACGATGGAAGCCCTCGAACAGGAGGCGCGAGCCGCGTTGGCGGACACCGTGGTTCGCCGCGGTGACACCCCGCTTCCGGTGCGCACGCCGTTGACCGTGCAGCTGCCCGAGCCGATGGCGCAGCAATTGCGGGAAGCCGCGGCCGCCCAGCAGGCGCAGCAAGCCGAGGCGCCGCAAGGACCCGGCGAGCCGGCGGCGCGCCGCAGCGTCGAGGGCTCGGCCATGCAGCAGCTGCGCACCACCACCGGCGGCTAG
- the dut gene encoding dUTP diphosphatase: MSTSLAIVRLDPELPLPTRAHRGDAGVDLYSAEDLKLEPGRRALVRTGVAVAIPFGMVGLVHPRSGLASRVGLSIVNSPGTIDAGYRGEIKVALINLDPAEPIVVHRGDRIAQLLVQRVELVELVEVSSFDEAGLAETSRGDGGHGSSGGHASL, from the coding sequence GTGTCGACCAGTCTGGCCATCGTCCGCCTTGATCCCGAGCTTCCACTGCCCACGCGTGCCCACCGGGGCGACGCCGGGGTGGATCTCTACAGCGCGGAAGACCTCAAGCTGGAGCCCGGACGACGCGCCCTGGTCCGCACGGGTGTGGCCGTCGCGATTCCGTTCGGGATGGTCGGCCTGGTTCACCCGCGTTCGGGATTGGCGTCGCGCGTGGGGCTTTCGATCGTCAACAGTCCGGGCACCATCGACGCGGGTTATCGCGGCGAGATCAAGGTCGCGCTGATCAATCTCGACCCGGCCGAGCCCATCGTGGTGCATCGTGGTGACCGCATCGCCCAGCTGCTCGTGCAGCGGGTCGAGCTGGTCGAGCTGGTCGAGGTGTCGTCGTTCGACGAGGCGGGCCTGGCCGAAACATCCCGTGGCGACGGTGGCCACGGTTCCTCCGGCGGACATGCGAGTTTGTGA
- a CDS encoding DUF4193 domain-containing protein, which produces MPTDYDAPRRTETDDVSEDSLEELKARRNEAASAVVDVDESETAESFELPGADLSGEELSVRVIPKQADEFTCSSCFLVQHRSRLASEKNGLMICTDCAA; this is translated from the coding sequence ATGCCTACCGACTATGACGCTCCACGGCGCACCGAGACCGACGACGTCTCGGAAGACTCGCTGGAGGAGCTCAAAGCGCGACGCAACGAGGCGGCTTCGGCCGTTGTCGACGTCGATGAATCTGAAACCGCTGAATCATTTGAGTTGCCTGGCGCCGACCTGTCCGGGGAAGAGCTGTCCGTTCGCGTCATTCCGAAGCAGGCTGACGAGTTCACCTGCTCCAGTTGCTTTCTGGTGCAACACCGCAGCCGGCTGGCCAGCGAGAAGAACGGCCTGATGATCTGTACCGACTGCGCGGCTTGA
- a CDS encoding DUF3159 domain-containing protein, whose product MLGQVGGVSGVIYSSLPVVIFVIASSVSGLFVAIASALAVAALVLLWRLIRRESPQPAFSGFFGVAICALVAYIVGESKGYFLMGIWMSLLWAVVVAVSVVIRRPLVGYVWGWASGRGRGWRDVPRAVYAFDIASICWVLVFAARFVVQGLLYDANRTGWLAVARIAMGWPLTVAAALVTYAAIKSVQRAMPAAGDTGVQFEAGPVRD is encoded by the coding sequence CTGCTGGGCCAGGTGGGCGGGGTCAGCGGCGTCATCTATTCGTCGCTGCCCGTTGTGATCTTCGTCATTGCCTCTTCGGTGTCGGGCTTGTTCGTGGCGATCGCGTCCGCGCTGGCCGTCGCCGCGCTCGTCCTGCTGTGGCGGCTGATTCGGCGGGAATCGCCGCAGCCGGCGTTCTCCGGGTTCTTCGGCGTCGCCATCTGTGCACTCGTCGCCTACATCGTGGGGGAGTCCAAGGGCTACTTCTTGATGGGCATCTGGATGTCGCTGTTGTGGGCGGTGGTCGTCGCGGTGTCGGTGGTCATCCGGCGGCCTCTGGTCGGCTACGTGTGGGGCTGGGCCAGCGGGCGCGGTCGCGGCTGGCGCGACGTACCCCGGGCCGTCTACGCGTTCGACATCGCCTCGATCTGCTGGGTGCTGGTCTTCGCCGCCCGGTTCGTCGTCCAGGGCCTGCTCTACGACGCCAACCGGACCGGTTGGCTGGCGGTGGCGCGGATCGCGATGGGGTGGCCGCTGACCGTGGCCGCCGCGCTGGTTACGTACGCGGCCATCAAGTCGGTGCAGCGTGCCATGCCGGCGGCCGGCGACACCGGCGTCCAGTTCGAGGCCGGTCCCGTCCGCGACTAG